Proteins encoded by one window of Vigna radiata var. radiata cultivar VC1973A chromosome 5, Vradiata_ver6, whole genome shotgun sequence:
- the LOC106759630 gene encoding heparanase-like protein 3, with translation MGSRIQLLGLCIWFHFACSSFIFGSRVAVGGDATVKGTVAIDDKAVIGTIDDDFVCATLDWWPPDKCDYGRCSWGLASLLNLDLNNKIFLNAVKAFSPLKLRLGGSLQDKLIYGTEDYHQPCTPFVKDASEMFGFTKGCLPLKRWDELNYFFKKAGAKIIFGLNALAGKTIHGNSATGPWNSTNAESFIRYNVRNGYTIHGWELGNELSGSGVGTSITADQYASDFAALRDIVYNAYADIDSKPLVIAPGGFFDATWFREFISKSAKALDVVTHHIYNLGAGVDEHLVERILDPSFLDKEASTFSGLKNILASTGTSATAWVGESGGAYNSGHHLVSDAFVYSFWYLDQLGMSAAYDTKTYCRQSLIGGNYGLLNTTNFLPNPDYYSALLWHRLMGRRVLSTTFSGTKKIRAYAHCAKQSKGITVLLINLDGNTSVEADVTFDNNAKSLRLRKMSSHSNMMELPLASEAAREEYHLTPQDGNIHSQIMVLNGKPLRVNSAGEIPPLDPIYVNSSEPISVAPFSIVFAHFPDAVVTACG, from the exons ATGGGTTCTCGGATTCAGCTTCTGGGTCTCTGCATATGGTTTCACTTTGCATGCTCAAGCTTCATTTTTGGTTCCAGAGTGGCAGTAGGAGGAGATGCAACTGTGAAAGGGACTGTTGCCATTGATGACAAAGCTGTGATTGGAACTAttgatgatgattttgtttGTGCAACTTTGGATTGGTGGCCTCCTGATAAATGTGACTATGGGAGATGCAGTTGGGGTCTTGCTTCTCTTCTCAATCTG GACCTCAACAACAAGATTTTTCTTAATGCAGTGAAAG CCTTTTCACCTTTGAAACTCAGATTAGGTGGAAGTTTGCAAGATAAGTTAATATATGGCACTGAAGATTACCACCAACCTTGTACTCCTTTTGTTAAAGACGCTTCTGAGATGTTTGGTTTCACGAAAGGGTGCCTTCCATTGAAAAGATGGGATGAACTCaactacttttttaaaaaagctgG GGCTAAGATCATTTTTGGATTAAATGCTCTTGCTGGAAAAACAATTCACGGTAATTCTGCAACGGGACCTTGGAATTCCACCAATGCCGAGTCCTTTATCAGATACAATGTTAGAAATGGCTACACCATTCATGGATGGGAACTTG GCAATGAATTGAGTGGGAGTGGAGTTGGAACAAGCATTACAGCAGACCAATATGCTTCTGATTTTGCTGCTTTACGAGACATAGTCTACAATGCATATGCAGATATTGATTCTAAGCCACTAGTCATTGCACCTGGAGGGTTCTTTGATGCAACCTGGTTCAGGGAATTTATAAGCAAATCTGCAAAAGCTTTGGATGTTGTCACCCACCACATTTATAACCTTGGAGCAG GAGTTGATGAACACCTTGTGGAAAGAATTCTGGACCCTTCCTTTCTTGATAAGGAGGCTAGCACATTCAGTGGCCTCAAAAATATACTTGCAAGTACAGGTACCTCAGCTACAGCATGGGTTGGTGAGTCAGGAGGGGCCTACAATAGCGGTCATCATCTTGTATCAGATGCTTTTGTTTATAGTTTCTG GTATTTGGATCAGCTTGGCATGTCAGCTGCTTATGACACTAAAACATATTGCAGACAGAGTTTGATAGGAGGAAACTATGGTTTACTCAATACTACCAATTTCCTCCCAAATCCAGACTACTATAG TGCTCTTCTTTGGCATAGACTCATGGGAAGACGTGTACTGTCAACTACCTTCTCTGGGACAAAAAAGATAAGAGCTTATGCACACTGTGCAAAGCAATCC AAGGGAATCACAGTCCTGTTGATCAACCTAGATGGCAACACAAGTGTTGAAGCTGATGTAACCTTCGATAACAATGCAAAGAGTTTGAGGCTGAGAAAGATGTCTAGTCATTCAAACATGATGGAACTGCCTCTTGCAAGTGAAGCTGCAAGAGAAGAGTACCATCTAACTCCACAGGATGGGAATATACATAGCCAAATCATGGTACTAAATGGGAAACCTCTTAGGGTAAACTCAGCTGGTGAAATTCCTCCTTTGGATCCTATATATGTGAACTCATCAGAACCAATAAGTGTTGCTCCTTTCTCTATTGTATTTGCCCATTTTCCTGATGCTGTTGTTACTGCTTGCGGCTAG
- the LOC106762662 gene encoding putative ALA-interacting subunit 2 isoform X1, which translates to MDLDGASSPTVSTGVQEIPGRSTQRGAFYQFTQQNLPACKPVLTPAAIIATFLLMGLIFIPIGLVTLRASNSVVEIVDRYDMDCIPEEYRNNKVAYIKDDLISKNCSRFLKVLKPMKAPIYIYYQLDNYYQNHRRYVKSRSDLQLLHGLGYNDTSSCKPLESSHNLPVVPCGLIAWSLFNDTYKFSRGPSELKVNRKNIAWKSDRDHKFGKHVYPFNFQNGTLIGGGKLDPSIPLGDQEDLIVWMRTAALPSFRKLYGRIEEDLDVDDVIVVHLKNNYNTYSFGGKKKLVLSTSSWLGGKNDFLGVANLFVGAFCIFISIIFLLLHMKNPRTDLMGTWPTYLGIGKTLPVDKGHGMVHWLYFS; encoded by the exons ATGGATCTTGATGGGGCGAGTTCACCAACAGTTAGCACAGGAGTGCAGGAAATTCCAGGACGTTCAACACAACGTGGTG CATTCTATCAGTTTACACAGCAGAATCTTCCAGCATGTAAACCTGTGCTAACACCTGCAGCA ATCATTGCTACATTTCTATTGATGGGTTTAATTTTCATTCCGATTGGACTTGTTACACTTCGTGCCTCAAATAgt gttgttgaaattgttgataggTATGACATGGATTGTATACCTGAAGAATATAGAAATAACAAGGTCGCATATATTAAAGATGACTTAATCTCCAAAAACTGTTCACGATTCTTAAAG GTACTTAAGCCAATGAAAGCACCAATTTATATCTATTACCAGCTTGATAACTATTACCAAAACCACCGACG GTATGTCAAAAGTAGAAGTGACCTGCAGCTCTTACATGGACTTGGATACAATGACACCAGTTCTTGTAAACCTTTAGAGTCTTCCCATAATCTTCCAGTTGTACCTTGTGGGTTGATAGCGTGGAGTTTGTTCAATGATACATATAAATTCAGTCGTGGGCCATCAGAGTTGAAGGTCAATCGGAAGAATATTGCTTGGAAGAGTGATCGTGATCATAAATTTGGAAAACATGTTTACccatttaattttcaaaatgggACTTTGATTGGGGGTGGAAAGCTAGATCCAAGTATTCCT CTTGGTGATCAAGAAGATCTCATTGTTTGGATGAGGACTGCTGCTCTCCCCAGCTTCAGAAAGTTATATGGTAGAATTGAAGAGGATTTGGATGTAGATGATGTTATAGTAGTCCACCTGAAAAATAACTATAACACTTACAGTTTTGGTGGAAAGAAGAAGCTTGTTCTGTCAACATCAAGCTGGTTGGGTGGAAAAAATGACTTCCTCGGAGTTGCAAATTTATTTGTTGGCGCCTTTTGTATATTCATCTCCATCATCTTCCTGTTGCTTCATATGAAAAATCCTAG GACAGACCTTATGGGGACATGGCCTACTTATCTTGGAATAGGAAAAACATTGCCAGTTGATAAAGGACATGGTATGGTACACTGGTTGTACTTTTCTTAA
- the LOC106762662 gene encoding putative ALA-interacting subunit 2 isoform X2 — translation MDLDGASSPTVSTGVQEIPGRSTQRGAFYQFTQQNLPACKPVLTPAAIIATFLLMGLIFIPIGLVTLRASNSVVEIVDRYDMDCIPEEYRNNKVAYIKDDLISKNCSRFLKVLKPMKAPIYIYYQLDNYYQNHRRYVKSRSDLQLLHGLGYNDTSSCKPLESSHNLPVVPCGLIAWSLFNDTYKFSRGPSELKVNRKNIAWKSDRDHKFGKHVYPFNFQNGTLIGGGKLDPSIPLGDQEDLIVWMRTAALPSFRKLYGRIEEDLDVDDVIVVHLKNNYNTYSFGGKKKLVLSTSSWLGGKNDFLGVANLFVGAFCIFISIIFLLLHMKNPRPYGDMAYLSWNRKNIAS, via the exons ATGGATCTTGATGGGGCGAGTTCACCAACAGTTAGCACAGGAGTGCAGGAAATTCCAGGACGTTCAACACAACGTGGTG CATTCTATCAGTTTACACAGCAGAATCTTCCAGCATGTAAACCTGTGCTAACACCTGCAGCA ATCATTGCTACATTTCTATTGATGGGTTTAATTTTCATTCCGATTGGACTTGTTACACTTCGTGCCTCAAATAgt gttgttgaaattgttgataggTATGACATGGATTGTATACCTGAAGAATATAGAAATAACAAGGTCGCATATATTAAAGATGACTTAATCTCCAAAAACTGTTCACGATTCTTAAAG GTACTTAAGCCAATGAAAGCACCAATTTATATCTATTACCAGCTTGATAACTATTACCAAAACCACCGACG GTATGTCAAAAGTAGAAGTGACCTGCAGCTCTTACATGGACTTGGATACAATGACACCAGTTCTTGTAAACCTTTAGAGTCTTCCCATAATCTTCCAGTTGTACCTTGTGGGTTGATAGCGTGGAGTTTGTTCAATGATACATATAAATTCAGTCGTGGGCCATCAGAGTTGAAGGTCAATCGGAAGAATATTGCTTGGAAGAGTGATCGTGATCATAAATTTGGAAAACATGTTTACccatttaattttcaaaatgggACTTTGATTGGGGGTGGAAAGCTAGATCCAAGTATTCCT CTTGGTGATCAAGAAGATCTCATTGTTTGGATGAGGACTGCTGCTCTCCCCAGCTTCAGAAAGTTATATGGTAGAATTGAAGAGGATTTGGATGTAGATGATGTTATAGTAGTCCACCTGAAAAATAACTATAACACTTACAGTTTTGGTGGAAAGAAGAAGCTTGTTCTGTCAACATCAAGCTGGTTGGGTGGAAAAAATGACTTCCTCGGAGTTGCAAATTTATTTGTTGGCGCCTTTTGTATATTCATCTCCATCATCTTCCTGTTGCTTCATATGAAAAATCCTAG ACCTTATGGGGACATGGCCTACTTATCTTGGAATAGGAAAAACATTGCCAGTTGA